One window of the Epinephelus moara isolate mb chromosome 24, YSFRI_EMoa_1.0, whole genome shotgun sequence genome contains the following:
- the LOC126386115 gene encoding WAP, Kazal, immunoglobulin, Kunitz and NTR domain-containing protein 1-like, with protein MSEGFTTRMFCPVFFFHHVTFLAPFPPSCVTHTWSLSLPESCLCSLGAPVCFFLSYLALSGSGPISRSQPTIRARPAPEHQLVVKGEEGRELRVVVNTNDPDYEHIYSIEAYDDPLDELLYFTPTANQSDGEVVKDETVKTVKAEPSKSATAVVKKAATADGQRAAKVKAPLRAVKPKTVRSKRRVKGEAPADLCLLPMEEGSCGRYTLRWYFNSQVQACRPFIYSGCKGNDNRFLHLEECEELCLGEVEGSRPLKTAR; from the exons ATGTCTGAAGGTTTTACTACCAGAATGTTCtgtcctgtctttttttttcatcatgttaCCTTCCTGGCCCCCTTTCCTCCCTCCTGTGTAACACATACCTGGTCCCTCTCGCTCCCTGAATCCTGTCTCTGCTCCCTCGGTGCCCCTGTTTGCTTCTTCTTGTCCTATCTGGCTCTCTCAGGTTCAGGCCCAATAAGTCGGTCCCAGCCTACGATCAGGGCTCGGCCTGCACCAGAGCATCAACTGGTCGTGAAGGGTGAGGAGG GCCGAGAGCTGCGTGTGGTGGTGAACACCAACGACCCGGACTACGAGCACATCTACTCCATCGAGGCCTACGACGACCCCTTGGACGAGCTGCTTTACTTCACTCCCACTGCCAACCAGAGCGATG gtGAGGTTGTCAAGGATGAAACTGTCAAAACAGTCAAAGCTGAACCAAGCAAATCAGCCACAGCTGTCGTTAagaaagcagcaacagctgatggTCAGAGAGCAGCCAAAGTTAAAGCACCTCTGAGAGCAGTCAAGCCCAAAACAGTCAGGTCCAAGAGGAGAGTCAAAGGGGAAG CTCCGGCAGACCTGTGCTTGCTGCCCATGGAGGAGGGGAGCTGTGGACGATACACTCTGCGCTGGTACTTTAACAGTCAGGTTCAGGCCTGCAGGCCCTTCATCTACAGCGGCTGCAAAGGAAACGACAACCGCTTCCTCCACCTGGAGGAGTGTGAGGAGCTCTGCCTTGGGGAGGTcgaag GTTCTCGTCCCTTGAAGACAGCACGATGA